The Rhinopithecus roxellana isolate Shanxi Qingling chromosome 13, ASM756505v1, whole genome shotgun sequence genome contains a region encoding:
- the LOC104666765 gene encoding uncharacterized protein LOC104666765 produces MAASAGFGDPLDFSPPPEPCMRKQIASATASNQKTPRRSASQKRNRDAPSKAVTRPVHAPPVSLRVTLSWPRGSSVCLSPRSPRYQRQLVTRPATPSKGRESAELRTLTMGRGRRKAVRTQPGARGAACQGQTEEDHGKQAGRAGKDVMRTGHGPIRAMGMMSAKELMACLCQETSTSS; encoded by the exons ATGGCTGCGTCTGCAGGCTTCGGAGACCCGCTGGACTTTTCGCCGCCTCCGGAACCCTGTATGAGGAAGCAAATCGCGTCCGCCACAGCCTCCAACCAGAAAACTCCGCGACGCTCAGCCTCTCAGAAGAGAAACAGAGACGCGCCAAGCAAAGCCGTTACACGGCCTGTGCACGCGCCCCCGGTGTCCCTGCGCGTGACACTAAGTTGGCCCCGAGGGAGCTCCGTGTGCCTGAGTCCCAGGAGCCCTAGATACCAGCGACAGCTTGTGACCAGGCCTGCGACGCCGTCCAAGGGGCGGGAGTCGGCGGAGCTCAGGACACTGACGATGGGCCGGGGCAGGAGGAAAGCTGTCCGCACACAGCCTGGGGCCAGAGGAGCGGCCTGCCAGGGCCAGACGGAGGAAGACCACGGGAAGCAGGCTGGACGTGCAGGGAAGG ATGTCATGAGGACTGGACATGGGCCTATCAGGGCCATGGGCATGATGTCAGCCAAGGAACTCATGGCCTGCCTCTGCCAAGAGACCAGCACCTCATCCTGA
- the LOC104666764 gene encoding ankyrin repeat domain-containing protein 26, with translation MKKTSGFRSGKGKLPGGSVSSPGKVGAGAGRESADHASSQPRRHYPDKGIHRLHRAAGPDQTETKRRILSLRKSGVDDDRDEKNRLSAEQSSGDSWLSIDDEIFDSDTKILLSNIIT, from the exons ATGAAGAAGACCTCTGGCTTCAGGAGCGGGAAGGGCAAGCTGCCCGGCGGCTCGGTCAGCAGCCCGGGGAAGGTGGGCGCGGGCGCCGGGAGAGAGAGTGCGGACCACGCCTCCTCCCAGCCCAGACGCCACTACCCGGACAAGGGGATCCACAGGCTCCATAGAGCTGCGGGCCCGGACCAGACAGAGACAAAGCGGCGGATCCTGTCTCTGCGGAAGAGCGGAGTGGATGATGACAGAGACGAGAAGAACAG gctGTCCGCCGAACAGAGTTCTGGTGACTCATGGCTTTCAATAGATGATGAAATCTTTGATTCTGATACCAAG ATTCTCTTAAGCAATATCATCACTTGA